Proteins found in one Nerophis lumbriciformis linkage group LG27, RoL_Nlum_v2.1, whole genome shotgun sequence genomic segment:
- the sh3gl2a gene encoding SH3 domain containing GRB2 like 2a, endophilin A1 isoform X4, whose amino-acid sequence MSVAGLKKQFHKATQKVSEKVGGAEGTKLDEDFTEMEKKVDTTTRAVMDIMTKTTEYLQPNPATRAKMSMMNSMSRMRGQEKGPGYTQTEAILGESMQRFGRELGEESNFGVALIDAGESMRELAEVKDALDMEVKQNFIDPLQNLHEKDLKEIQHHLKKMEGRRLDFDYKKKRQGKVTDDELKQALEKFDESKDIAELSMFNLLESDIEQVSQLAALVHAQVEYHTRASEILTQLCSKIDERIKDCSNKPRKEYITKPRTHLDFSISENHNGGIHSARSPGARSPARSPARSPARSPAPMDQPCCRALYDFDPENEGELGFKEGDIITLTNKIDENWYEGMLHGNSGFFPINYVDILVPLPH is encoded by the exons aAAGTGAGTGAGAAAGTGGGAGGAGCCGAGGGCACCAAGCTCGATGAGGACTTCACCGAGATGGAAAAG AAGGTGGACACCACCACCCGGGCGGTGATGGACATCATGACCAAGACTACGGAGTATCTGCAGCCTAACCCAG CCACCAGAGCCAAGATGAGCATGATGAACTCCATGTCTCGCATGCGCGGCCAGGAGAAAGGACCGGGCTACACCCAGACCGAGGCCATCTTGGGGGAGTCCATGCAGCGGTTCGGCCGGGAGCTCGGCGAGGAGTCTAATTTTG GCGTGGCGCTCATCGACGCCGGAGAGTCCATGCGTGAACTGGCGGAGGTGAAGGACGCTCTGGACATGGAGGTCAAACAGAACTTCATCGACCCGCTGCAGAACCTCCACGAAAAAGACCTGAAGGAGATCCAG CATCACCTGAAGAAGATGGAGGGCCGGCGTCTGGACTTTGACTACAAGAAGAAGCGTCAGGGCAAAGTGACGGACGACGAGTTAAAGCAAGCCTTGGAGAAATTTGACGAATCCAAGGACATCGCCGAGCTCAGCATGTTCAACCTGCTGGAGAGCGAC ATTGAGCAGGTGAGCCAGCTGGCGGCGCTGGTCCACGCTCAGGTGGAGTACCACACCCGGGCCTCCGAGATCCTCACGCAGCTGTGCAGCAAGATCGACGAACG GATAAAGGATTGTTCCAACAAGCCCAGGAAAGAATACATCACCAAGCCTCGCACGCATCTGGACTTCTCCATCAGCGAGAACCACAATGGAGGCATCCACAGCGCTCGCTCTCCAG GGGCGAGGTCACCAG CGAGGTCTCCAG CAAGATCTCCAG CCCGGTCACCAG CGCCCATGGACCAGCCGTGCTGCCGCGCGCTCTACGACTTCGACCCGGAGAACGAGGGCGAGCTGGGCTTCAAGGAGGGCGACATCATCACCTTGACCAACAAGATCGATGAAAACTGGTACGAGGGGATGCTGCACGGCAACTCGGGCTTCTTCCCCATCAACTACGTGGACATTCTGGTGCCGCTGCCCCACTAG
- the sh3gl2a gene encoding SH3 domain containing GRB2 like 2a, endophilin A1 isoform X1, with amino-acid sequence MSVAGLKKQFHKATQKVSEKVGGAEGTKLDEDFTEMEKKVDTTTRAVMDIMTKTTEYLQPNPATRAKMSMMNSMSRMRGQEKGPGYTQTEAILGESMQRFGRELGEESNFGVALIDAGESMRELAEVKDALDMEVKQNFIDPLQNLHEKDLKEIQHHLKKMEGRRLDFDYKKKRQGKVTDDELKQALEKFDESKDIAELSMFNLLESDIEQVSQLAALVHAQVEYHTRASEILTQLCSKIDERIKDCSNKPRKEYITKPRTHLDFSISENHNGGIHSARSPARSPAPMDQPCCRALYDFDPENEGELGFKEGDIITLTNKIDENWYEGMLHGNSGFFPINYVDILVPLPH; translated from the exons aAAGTGAGTGAGAAAGTGGGAGGAGCCGAGGGCACCAAGCTCGATGAGGACTTCACCGAGATGGAAAAG AAGGTGGACACCACCACCCGGGCGGTGATGGACATCATGACCAAGACTACGGAGTATCTGCAGCCTAACCCAG CCACCAGAGCCAAGATGAGCATGATGAACTCCATGTCTCGCATGCGCGGCCAGGAGAAAGGACCGGGCTACACCCAGACCGAGGCCATCTTGGGGGAGTCCATGCAGCGGTTCGGCCGGGAGCTCGGCGAGGAGTCTAATTTTG GCGTGGCGCTCATCGACGCCGGAGAGTCCATGCGTGAACTGGCGGAGGTGAAGGACGCTCTGGACATGGAGGTCAAACAGAACTTCATCGACCCGCTGCAGAACCTCCACGAAAAAGACCTGAAGGAGATCCAG CATCACCTGAAGAAGATGGAGGGCCGGCGTCTGGACTTTGACTACAAGAAGAAGCGTCAGGGCAAAGTGACGGACGACGAGTTAAAGCAAGCCTTGGAGAAATTTGACGAATCCAAGGACATCGCCGAGCTCAGCATGTTCAACCTGCTGGAGAGCGAC ATTGAGCAGGTGAGCCAGCTGGCGGCGCTGGTCCACGCTCAGGTGGAGTACCACACCCGGGCCTCCGAGATCCTCACGCAGCTGTGCAGCAAGATCGACGAACG GATAAAGGATTGTTCCAACAAGCCCAGGAAAGAATACATCACCAAGCCTCGCACGCATCTGGACTTCTCCATCAGCGAGAACCACAATGGAGGCATCCACAGCGCTCGCTCTCCAG CCCGGTCACCAG CGCCCATGGACCAGCCGTGCTGCCGCGCGCTCTACGACTTCGACCCGGAGAACGAGGGCGAGCTGGGCTTCAAGGAGGGCGACATCATCACCTTGACCAACAAGATCGATGAAAACTGGTACGAGGGGATGCTGCACGGCAACTCGGGCTTCTTCCCCATCAACTACGTGGACATTCTGGTGCCGCTGCCCCACTAG
- the sh3gl2a gene encoding SH3 domain containing GRB2 like 2a, endophilin A1 isoform X2: MSVAGLKKQFHKATQKVSEKVGGAEGTKLDEDFTEMEKKVDTTTRAVMDIMTKTTEYLQPNPATRAKMSMMNSMSRMRGQEKGPGYTQTEAILGESMQRFGRELGEESNFGVALIDAGESMRELAEVKDALDMEVKQNFIDPLQNLHEKDLKEIQHHLKKMEGRRLDFDYKKKRQGKVTDDELKQALEKFDESKDIAELSMFNLLESDIEQVSQLAALVHAQVEYHTRASEILTQLCSKIDERIKDCSNKPRKEYITKPRTHLDFSISENHNGGIHSARSPAPMDQPCCRALYDFDPENEGELGFKEGDIITLTNKIDENWYEGMLHGNSGFFPINYVDILVPLPH; this comes from the exons aAAGTGAGTGAGAAAGTGGGAGGAGCCGAGGGCACCAAGCTCGATGAGGACTTCACCGAGATGGAAAAG AAGGTGGACACCACCACCCGGGCGGTGATGGACATCATGACCAAGACTACGGAGTATCTGCAGCCTAACCCAG CCACCAGAGCCAAGATGAGCATGATGAACTCCATGTCTCGCATGCGCGGCCAGGAGAAAGGACCGGGCTACACCCAGACCGAGGCCATCTTGGGGGAGTCCATGCAGCGGTTCGGCCGGGAGCTCGGCGAGGAGTCTAATTTTG GCGTGGCGCTCATCGACGCCGGAGAGTCCATGCGTGAACTGGCGGAGGTGAAGGACGCTCTGGACATGGAGGTCAAACAGAACTTCATCGACCCGCTGCAGAACCTCCACGAAAAAGACCTGAAGGAGATCCAG CATCACCTGAAGAAGATGGAGGGCCGGCGTCTGGACTTTGACTACAAGAAGAAGCGTCAGGGCAAAGTGACGGACGACGAGTTAAAGCAAGCCTTGGAGAAATTTGACGAATCCAAGGACATCGCCGAGCTCAGCATGTTCAACCTGCTGGAGAGCGAC ATTGAGCAGGTGAGCCAGCTGGCGGCGCTGGTCCACGCTCAGGTGGAGTACCACACCCGGGCCTCCGAGATCCTCACGCAGCTGTGCAGCAAGATCGACGAACG GATAAAGGATTGTTCCAACAAGCCCAGGAAAGAATACATCACCAAGCCTCGCACGCATCTGGACTTCTCCATCAGCGAGAACCACAATGGAGGCATCCACAGCGCTCGCTCTCCAG CGCCCATGGACCAGCCGTGCTGCCGCGCGCTCTACGACTTCGACCCGGAGAACGAGGGCGAGCTGGGCTTCAAGGAGGGCGACATCATCACCTTGACCAACAAGATCGATGAAAACTGGTACGAGGGGATGCTGCACGGCAACTCGGGCTTCTTCCCCATCAACTACGTGGACATTCTGGTGCCGCTGCCCCACTAG
- the sh3gl2a gene encoding SH3 domain containing GRB2 like 2a, endophilin A1 isoform X3: MSVAGLKKQFHKATQKVSEKVGGAEGTKLDEDFTEMEKKVDTTTRAVMDIMTKTTEYLQPNPATRAKMSMMNSMSRMRGQEKGPGYTQTEAILGESMQRFGRELGEESNFGVALIDAGESMRELAEVKDALDMEVKQNFIDPLQNLHEKDLKEIQHHLKKMEGRRLDFDYKKKRQGKVTDDELKQALEKFDESKDIAELSMFNLLESDIEQVSQLAALVHAQVEYHTRASEILTQLCSKIDERIKDCSNKPRKEYITKPRTHLDFSISENHNGGIHSARSPGARSPARSPGERLRRRDISLL; this comes from the exons aAAGTGAGTGAGAAAGTGGGAGGAGCCGAGGGCACCAAGCTCGATGAGGACTTCACCGAGATGGAAAAG AAGGTGGACACCACCACCCGGGCGGTGATGGACATCATGACCAAGACTACGGAGTATCTGCAGCCTAACCCAG CCACCAGAGCCAAGATGAGCATGATGAACTCCATGTCTCGCATGCGCGGCCAGGAGAAAGGACCGGGCTACACCCAGACCGAGGCCATCTTGGGGGAGTCCATGCAGCGGTTCGGCCGGGAGCTCGGCGAGGAGTCTAATTTTG GCGTGGCGCTCATCGACGCCGGAGAGTCCATGCGTGAACTGGCGGAGGTGAAGGACGCTCTGGACATGGAGGTCAAACAGAACTTCATCGACCCGCTGCAGAACCTCCACGAAAAAGACCTGAAGGAGATCCAG CATCACCTGAAGAAGATGGAGGGCCGGCGTCTGGACTTTGACTACAAGAAGAAGCGTCAGGGCAAAGTGACGGACGACGAGTTAAAGCAAGCCTTGGAGAAATTTGACGAATCCAAGGACATCGCCGAGCTCAGCATGTTCAACCTGCTGGAGAGCGAC ATTGAGCAGGTGAGCCAGCTGGCGGCGCTGGTCCACGCTCAGGTGGAGTACCACACCCGGGCCTCCGAGATCCTCACGCAGCTGTGCAGCAAGATCGACGAACG GATAAAGGATTGTTCCAACAAGCCCAGGAAAGAATACATCACCAAGCCTCGCACGCATCTGGACTTCTCCATCAGCGAGAACCACAATGGAGGCATCCACAGCGCTCGCTCTCCAG GGGCGAGGTCACCAG CAAGATCTCCAGGTGAGCGCCTGAGAAGACGTGACATTTCCCTTCTTTAA